In the Vulpes vulpes isolate BD-2025 chromosome 12, VulVul3, whole genome shotgun sequence genome, agttggagcccaacacagggcctgaactcatgaccctgagatcaagacctgagctgagaccaagaccagctgagccacgcaggtgcccctactcCAAGATTTTGACTTGAATGACTAATAGGATAGTTACTattaattttccttccttccttccttccttccttccttccttccttccttccttccttcccttttttccttccttcctttttctggaGTTGGGGAAGGCTGCAGGAAGCAGTGATTGAGGATGTGGGTGAACTACAAGTGCTGTTTTGTTCTGTTAATTTTGAAACCCTGTTAATCTAAGTGGGGGTGTTGAGTAGGAAGTTGGGTAAGCCAGTCTGGAGGCATGTCCAGGTAAGAGAGGTCTAGGCTCAGGTTATATATTTGAGAGCTATCACAAGTTGGTGGTTTTGCCAGAGTTGTAAAGGGATGAGGTCCCCTAAGACATTAGTATGGACTGGGGGTACCCTGGAGGGCTGTGCTCTTTGGTACTCCAACATCCAGAGCTTGGGGGCTTGAAGAAAGGTCAGCAAAGGAGACAGAAGTGATATGGTCAGTGTGTTGGGGGAGACACAAGGGAGTGGTGTCCTGGGTGTCCAGTGAAGATATGTTTGAAGTGGGGGGAGGTGACTGTTTGTGTCCAATACTGCTGATTGGTCAAGTGAGATAAGGTCTGAGAAGTGACCTTGACTTTAGTAATGAGAAGCCATTGGTGACATCGACAGGAACTTCTCTGTGAAGATTATCTTGAGGTTTCAGTTCTCTTTCAGACTTACTATCAGTGGTTCCATAACAAGCCAGCCCTGAAGGTGGCTCACGATCCACCCAAACTCCCTGCACGTTCTGCTTTGACCACACAGCCTTCTGCACACCTTGACATTTGGATGACAGCCTCACTGTGTCTAAGAGATACTGGGGGCCACTGGTTACAAGAGCCTCAGAGCTTGGTTGAATAATGTTTGGTAGCTTCCACTTTGCCCCATGACCTTGGCCATGCAGAAGAGGCAAGACAGAGCAGTGGGCTCTCAGGCATGGAACTCTATTTGGGTTCAGACACAACTCTCAGGGGAACTTTAGTTGAACCAGTGAAAACTCACACCCACTAAGGGTGGTGGGAGTTTCCCTTTCTTTTGGCTTGACTGCCACAGACAAAGGATATTCCAACCAAAAGCACcctctttggggatccctgggtggctcagcggtttagagcctgccttcggcccagggcgtgatcctggagtcccgggattgagtcccacattgggctccctgcatggaacctgcttctctctctctctctctctctctctctctctctctctcccccccccctccctctctctccctgtctctgtctcttgtgaataaataaataaaatctttttaaaaaagcacccTCTTCAATTACAGAGAGATTCTTGCTCCAAATCCCAGTCTACCTTGCAACCCTACTTAGGACAGAAGACTAAAGATTTGCCTGACCCTGAAATAATGGTATTTTCTAGCCCAAGACTTGAGAACTAAGACTGAACAGTGTGAATGCGCTTCTGTGGTGTTGGGGGCCATCCTGGAAAGCCTGGGGTGTGAAAGCCATGATCTAGAGCACAGCAAGCCCCAGCCTGCTTGTGCAGAACGTCTAGAGCCTCTTCAATTTCCTTGGTTCCAAGCAGAAGCCATCTTTAAAGCTAAGTGTAGCATCAAATTGCCCTAATCCATCTCTGGACCAGAGGCAAGTGCTCCCTCAGTGGCTTAGTCAACCCCTTTACTCTTCCTATAAGATGCCCCAGGGTCCTGCCTTTGATAGTCCTAtgtggggatggaggaggagacAAGAGAATTTGTCTCCTACTCTGCCCCCAGAAAGGCTGCATGATGGGCTTGGAGCTGCCTGTCCTGAGTCCGAATCTCAGTTCTGCTCCTGAATTGCATGTAGCCTCAGGCACACACTTAGACCTGATCTCATGGGCATCttctggaaacagaaacactgatGCTACTACCATTGTCACCATGTAGAGACAGAGTATAAGAGGTGATGAGCATACAACACCCAGAAGGGGTCTGGCCCATCACTGCACCTGACAGTTTCAGGTTTTCCCTTCTCCCTGGCAattttttcctcatctgtgttgGTTCATCTCATTGCCTTACCTCAGTGCACATCAGCACCCATTCTTGAGGACTCTGAGCAGGATTCGGAGGTGAAGAGTGCCAAGGCTAAGTCAGGTAATGTGTGAGCACGTACTTCCGTAATAGGTACATTGTTGGGTCTGTCACCCCCTCACTCCCGCAGGCTCATTTTCTGGGCTGAAACGCAGGTTCTGGTGGCTCGATCCTTCTTTCCAGCCAGGACCAGCACTTGCTTTGCAGCACAAACTTATTTCACTCCTGATCTCTGTTGGGGAGGATGGGTGCTCCCCATGCCTGGAGGCAACATTGCATAGGTAGCAGGGCTGTTGAAGAGGAAAAGCAAGGATGGGACAGGACGGTGGGTTGTTGGACTAGCCTGATGtattaaaaaattggaatattcagccttaaaaaggaaggacatcctgacacctgctaccacatggatgaacctcaaggaCACTGtgttgagtgaaataaggcagtcacaaaagaacaaatactgggtgattccacttatatgaggtactaGAGTGGTCAAACTCATCGAGATAGAAAGCAGAATGGGGGTGccagggacagggaggaggaacaatggggagttagtgttgAATGGAGACAGAGTCTCAGTTTTGTAAGATGATAAAAGTTCCAGAGACAGGTGGTGGCACTGGTTGCACAACAGTGGAATGTGTTTAATGCTGCTGAAATGTGCATTtacaaatggttaagatggtatatttaattttatgtgtattttaccaaataaaaaaattagttaaaaaattGTCCAACCTCGTTGGGGGGGGCAACCTGAATCTAAGATAATGGTCACTCATATAAAATGTGAAGCCCGATTAGACCCTTTCACCTATAGTTTGTGGATACAGATGTGCACAGTAAATGTGTGTGACCACACCTAAAAGTGACTCCCAAGTGCTAGTTACGACCcgggagaaagaagaagaaagagatgggGAAGGGATGTGAGGTGCTCATTATATCTCTTACaacttatttcttctctctctctctctctcttttgaaagaGAGATCTGTGACAACCACGACAAAGCACTTAATTCTGTCACATGGACCAGTGGCTGCATGCACGTAGGTTACATTAGCTCATGtatattgaaatatttccttgttgaaaagagaagagaaaaaaaaaaagaaaagagaaaagaaaataatcaaagagagaagcaaacagaTCTTGTGTGACACCTTTATAATCTTGCTTGACCTCCAAATTCTCCTGTTTTCTAGATTGCCaccttcttttcttctgtgttttcactGTGTAAAAGATGTCTCTCTCTTGCTTTGtgatgactaaaaaaaaaaaatccctaagtaGTTAAAGCCCCACCCAGATAGTCTGTCTCTCTAAGGCAGCACAGTTGACTTAGTAAAAGTGAATAGCAATATTGGTCAACCACCAAGTGATGGACATGCCCCCTAACCTTTCATCTTGGTGGTTTTACAGTGTCCTCCCACCTCTTTCCTTGGGAACAACACTAAATTGTTTCTACAGGACCAGCGTACGGGCTCTGTATCTCCATGACACACACCTCACAGTGTTCAAGGAGTGAACAGTGTTAACATGAGCAAACATGGTGCATCTCACTGGGCAAGCCTACTAACTAACCATAATTCTGGTCTTCAAAGAAGTCCCTCTCAGCCCAGACCATTCAGCTGTGATTCCCCAAGATGGGTTTGTCTGGTGACAGCAAAGAGGCTAAGTTGTCAATTCTatgaaaacaatcaataaaacagaCTCAGGGCCAATCAGTGAGTTTAGACCCACTGGAGACTTCTGCTTTTTCAGTTCTTCACCTGGAAACACCTTGTTTATTCCTGCTCAAGCACAGGGAGTCAGTGGTCACCCTTCTTTACCACTCACCTCATAAGGGGAGACATGGACTCTTTGCCTCTGAGTCTCGTGAGCCTGGTTGGGTAAGACCATTGAGAGCCATTGCTGGCGGCTTCTCGTGATGGGTTGATTAGTCAAAACACTTGACATTCTGGAAACTGCTTGGGTTTGTTGGTGCAGTAAGTAGGCAGTAGACTTGGACCGGTTTTCTAACAACTGACCCCAAATGGGTATTTTGCTAATATCAGAAAAGGGAGAAGCTGGAATCCTTACATCAGGAAGAATGGTGTGGTGCCTGGAACATTGTAGACACCTGATAAAAGTCACTGAATGGTTAACTAAGGGTAGACAGTGTCCACACTTAAAATGGTTGGTTGGTTGGGGCCCTCATTCGATCCTGGCTCTCTCCCCTGGATGTGGTCACTGAGATTTCACCATTGTTTCCCCAACTCACTGGCAAGGGCTCAGACTCTATCTTGTTTCCTTAAATACCCACAGGACCTGACACAGTGCTTTGCCCGTGGCAGATCCTAGCAGTTAATCCTTCTGTTGTGCTTACTAGGTGCTGACTGTTATTCTAGGATCGTCACACATACTAATGCCCTTAGTCCTCATGATCTTTGAAATAGGGAGGATTATTctctcattctacagatgagaaatctgaggcacagagggatgaatgactcacccaaggtcaAGGTGAAAAGCTAGGGTTTCTAGCCAGGCACTCTGGCTCCTGAGTCCATGCCTTAATCACAAACTGTATCAATATCtacaaaatgctaaaaaatacaAAGGTCTATTGgatagaatatatatgtgtgtgtgtgtgttcatttgatattttttcctaaacacacacacacacatacacacatatatacacatacaagcAGACATGTGTGTATGAAGGTTTTCTACTTGCcaaccacaattttttaaagattttatttatttattcattagacacacacacacacacacacacacacacacagagagagagagagagagagagagagagagagagagaggcagagacacaggcagagggagaagcaggctccatgcagggagcctaatgtgggacttgatcccaggaccccgggatcatgccctgagccaaagacagacagacactcaacccctgagccacccaggtgttccaccAACCACAGTTTTAGACGTTGGGGGCAGGTACAGAGAAAAGTCCTTGCCATAGAGAAGCAATTTACAACCTTTAAGAGgggaacaaatacataaatagattATTTCTCTACTAAGGAGTTCAAATCCACCTGGGGCTGTCTCAGAGCAAAGCTAGATGAAAATGAGACACCTTGgctctgtttcttgatctgggggtggtggtggttacagGGCATGTTCCCTCTCTGAAAATTCACTAAGCTGTACACTTAGGGTGTGTGTATACTCAGGGTTATGTatgttatactttaataaaactgccgtttaaaaaatttgaaaggaagaaaagtgccTTGGGAGTTCAGAGGACATAGCAAAGAGTCTTGGCTTGAACCTCAGGGACTAATCGGCTCAGGTCCTGTCCTGGCATCTAACTGATCACGTATTTGTCAAGGTGCCACCTGTGCCATCTGATGACACCAGCTTTTCGCACGTGGCtccagaaaattaattttttcccttgGCAACTTTGGTCACATCCTGCACAGACTTTTTTTAGAGAACCAAATGTCTCTGTGAACATTTCAGGATTTCAGGCAGGTTTCCTTCTCTCTAGGATCGGACTCTGACTTGATATTGTGACGATGACACAGGATCTCCCTACATGGATACATGGGGGGTGACAAACCATACAAAACCTGTATACAGTGGAGGGCGGAAGCCACTGGATACAGGTCCCTCTGATCTAGGTGAAGAAATGGCCCAGGGGAACCTCATCGTGCCTTTCTGAGCTGGGCTTATTCCTGCAAAAATCCATTTTCTATCTCTTCAAATATGCTGGAACACAGAATCCCATGGAACCATAATTTATTAGGTACTTGACTAGAGCCCCAAACACGAAGAAGCTAATTTCTCCTTACTCTGTGACAGTATAAATGTTACAGTTCCGCATAAGCAGACTGAATAATTTCATTTGAAAGactcagggttgtttttttttttcttcctcttccagaaacGATGTGTCCACTAACCCCataaacactaaaaaataaataaataaataaataaatctaagttAGGACATATTTAGGATTGTTATAATTTagcagtttaattttttttcaaaaacccaAATGATGTGTCTTACAGCCCATGGCCTTAATAATATGTTAGTTTAAAAGAtaagataaatttatataatattgtaATTGCACACATTAGCAAACATGCGGCACTCCACGGCCTCAAACAAAACTTGCATGTTTaagccatatttatttttagaagcaaAAGAGCCTGGTGATCTAAGCACAATGATTCCAACACTTGTTCTACTTCATTATGATAAGATGTCATTCTATTCGActgttctcattttgttttatcatcTGATTATCCTTCCAAGGGGATCCTACTGTACATAGAAATCAggacatttcaaagaaaatatatgttgaaagaaacatgaaaccaactttttcaatttaaatttggGCCTTcttgattaaaataaaagagaaagtatgGGACAGACATGCATACTGTCAATTTATGTGTTCGTTAAGGGAAATTTTTTCCGGACTCTTCTGTCAACAAACATGTATGGGCAACACATTTCACACCCTTTGTTGTTAGaaccttcctttcctctttcttcaacTTCTATTACCCTGAGTGCTTACATGTTCCCTCTTCTTTGGTTACCTTTGTTAAACACACGTTGGGAAAGCTTGAGGTGCTCATTTATACTAGAGTGACAATGATTGATATCTCCTGTAAGAGTAATCTCGTTTAAAGACACTGGCATTTTACTAGGAATCAGTAGCTGAAGCCAAAGCTGTTTAATAAAGGGCTAGATGGTGGGCAGAAGGTTTACCTGGACCACAGCCTTCTGAATTCCACCCCAGAGATGTGCATTGTGGACACAGGTGCCTGGCTTGCCTGCCTGTGTGCATTTGGTAGCCACAAGCATTGTCTAGCACATGGACACCTTGCCGGGGGCACTTGGTGGCAGATGCTCAGAGACACTTGTGAGGGCACTCCCGGCAGGGCTGGGAGCAGCTTCTGTTTCCCAAATACTTTCCAAAGCCTTGGGCTCTGGGCAGTTGAGTTGAGAGTGCTGACTTCCCTTCTGtaccctctgcttctctgtgaaCTCCAGGCGGGCTGCTGTATATCTGTTCATGGCTATGACCGACACAGTCATGCAGAGGGCAGATGAACCCCACGCGAGGCTGTCAACAAAACACCACCATTAGGAGGGAGTGTAGGGCTCTGGTTCTAGGGCTGTCTGCTGTGGGGTCAGTCTGGTGAAAAACCCAGCTCCTAGTTCCATCCGATTTGGACCTGGACTTCGGATGAAAAGTTTCAGAGACCAGCCAATAGTGTTGTTGTAGCCAATGGTCAAGAGAACAGACTTTGGAGTCATTGCACCAAGCTTGCATGGCATGTTTGTACCCGTATCTTATGATCTGGGCACCCTTGAGCTGGGGACTTCACTTCAATAtcaggttcctcatctgcaaaacctGGTTAATAGTAACACTGCACACAGGGTGGTTGTACGGAATTCAGTGGACTCATGCACGGAAAGTACTCTGCACAGTATCTGCTGACACAGAACTGTTGCATTTGTTAGTGTTGTGGTTGGCTCTAACCCAGGGCAGGCACTTGGTGTTGTTACTTTCTACCCCTACCTTCTGGAAGCCTGTTGCCTCCTGAGATGATGGCCAACACGTTTTACCTTCTACAGAACCCATTCAAATGGTTGCTGAGAAAGAACCTCTGCCAACTGGCATTGGTGTATTTTCAAGAGGTGACATTCTCAGGTGAAATAAAAGTCTCCATATTCGATTGCCTACAAAGAAGCCTACCCATAGGCAAGTTTTAAACCCATTCCAGAGTTTCCAATCCTCCTTAAATATGACTTGACTTCAAGGGTACCAACATCTAGGGGAAAGGCCCAAcaataaatagataaaggggggggggatctaaAGAAAAGAGGTAGcacaaggaacagaagaaaacagtAGTCAGAAGAAAACCCTTTGATCACGATGTGCAGAGAGATATGAGAAGATACTGCATGAACAAAGCAGGATCAGGAATTATGAAAAAGCAATAACTAGAACACAAGAAAGACCTTTTGGAAATTCAACTGAAATCTAAAATAGAATTCAATATGAAGGTTAGAtgacaaagaaagggaaaatttcaGAAAGGATTACAAAAGGAAGCAGGTGCAATGTGTTTAAGAATGGAATAACATCAgtgtctctatttctttcttttttttaaaaaaagatgttatttatttattcatgagagacacacacacacagaggcagagacacaggcagagggaaaagcagactccctgtggggaccctgatgcgggactcgatcccaggaccccgggaacatgacctgagccaaaggcagacgccaaactattgagccacccaggcatccctagtgtTTCCATTTCCTGAGGACTTGACTCTGTGCCAAGGATTTTACAAACACAATCTCTTTAAATGCCCGTGAACACACGAGGCTGTATCATCCTTTCACAGATGGGAGAGCAGCGCCACAGAATGGTTAAGAAGTCAGTCAAAGTCAGATGGTAGAACAACGGCCAAGGTCGGTTGTCCTAAACACCCTGTGTGCATCCCTGCTGGTCCATCAGGACTTGAACCCACCAGTAGGGCCAGCAACTCACCAGTAGGACCAGCCATAGTCCCACGTCTGAGGCCTCCAATCTTCTGGTCCAAGGTTCACAGTGATTTGAAAAATGGTTGTGTACATCATGTGGGCCACCATGCTGAGAAGCCCTGCACAAGGAAAGCTTTTGTGAGCCGCAGTTAGGAATGTAGTTTCTCTACCTTATGTGAGTTGTATGTAAGAATCCCAGTAGCATCCTCCTTGAGCCCTTGCAAGCAGCCTTCGTGTTTCATGTACATGCTAATTCCTTAGTGTCATGAATCCTCATGGCAGGCCTTCCTCTGACATGTCATTTCTCCAATGACCAACTTTCCTGTCTATCATGCCCTGGTGTCCCAATGCTCAGAGGCTCCAATGTCCCATTCTCTCTTTCCCACACTCTACAGTGCTCTGTcacattattctttttcatatggatGGTTTGCTAACACAGAAACACTGGGATATTGTAGATAAAAATCTGAGTGGGTCTGGCCACACTAGATTCACATGACAGTAATTGGGAGGAACAGAAATCAGTTGCCAAtgggattttctttcctttctaagtGGCTCAGCTCAGCCTTTTTGCCTGGAGACTCTGGAAGACTTTCCCCCCTCGGTGTGGCAGGATATGTCTAGGATTTGAATGCACTGTGTCAATTTTTCCAGATACTTGGAGGGAGCTTTCTATAGAGTGTGGTCTTCTGTTAAAGTTTTCTTGAATTTCACTTTTAAACTGTAGTTGTTTCATTGGTTCGTCTTTCTTGTATGGGGACTCTAAGTCCATAGATGgtgttttaatgtaatttaataaatGGCAACTAGTTAGGGATAGGTGTCAGGGGTTTTAACTGATGGGGACAATTATTTATATGGCTAAAGTCCTCATGATGTAAATCCTCAAACACACTACCTGACATGTATTCATAGTCGAAACTGAATAGATGTCCAAGAAGAGGTCTGCTCATGACCTTGGAGGTCCCTGGAGGATGCCAGGACCTGCAGAAGAGTCTCCACGAGCCCATGGCCTGCCTCCTTGTTATGAAGTTCCAGAAATTGGATTTTATCATTCTATTCACTGATGATGAGGCTGGGGAAAGATGCCTGACACTTACCAAGCTCCCAACTGGGCTGATGCACTATTAACAGAGCTTTGAGTATCAGGACAGGGAGGCAAAGAAATAATTTGTTCAGGGTTCTTTTTCTGATAGAAAGGCCAACTCCTGAGACCCAAATGAAGTTGCTCTAAAAGTTGCTTGGAGGACAcagaagacccccccccccccatccccaagAAGGgagttcttcattcttttatgtaCATCAAACCTGGATAATGATTTTTAGCAAGGGACCATTTCTTGCATTCTTATACATACCAGGTGCATTCTTACCTGGCCATCACCATAGGCTTTTGAGATAGCTGGCTTAGAATGGTTGAGTGACTTGCCTGGGATCACACAGCCATTAGGTAGCAGAGATCTGAACCCAGGCAGGATTTCATATGTAGCCACCCTAAATTAGGCGATTTCTGTTCTCAGAGCCAGTGTACCTCCTTCCCAGAGTTGTGATAAACATGCAGTAATACATTTCATTCTCCATCCCCTATGTCTACCATCCTTTCTCTTCATCGGTCACCCAAAGCATCATTGCTTTCCCCCCCGATGGGATTAACTCAGCGACTTCTCTGGTGGACCAGCGAACTGTCCTGCTGAAATGGCGATTGATGGAAAAGAGCCAGCCAGCACTTTGGCAGTGGGGACAGCCAGCCTGAAGCTCTGTCCCTGATTCTGGGGCGGGCTCTGGAGAATCGGGCTGTCTCAGGGCTGCTACGGTGAAGTACCTGCAAGCACCATGAGGATGGCTACAGAGGCATCCACTTTGAGCTGATGGAAATGAGAGCGATGATAACTCACTCTGGAGCCCAGGAGGATGGCACTTgtcatcatcagaaaaatattcatgatCTCGGCCCCAATGGACAGCCACAGAACACCTGTAAACATGTGAGGATGACAGGGATGCTGAGGGTTGAGAATTCAGAAGTACTGCAATGTCTAGCCCTTTGATTGAGTTcacttctaaaacaaaaaataaaaagcaaatgccAAGGGTTAGGAAACACGAGGTCTGCTGGATCTTGGAAAGTTGGCAGTGATAGAGGCCTCCTTGGGGTTGAGAGAGGAGTGTGTAAATTTGTCCTTcgctgggagggaaaaaaatggaataagagTCTGATGTGAAGACATGAGAGATGCTGGGGGTTTCTCTTGCCCAGTTCAAAAGTTAATGCTGATTAACTTCTGATTTCACCAGAAGACTGTCTTTTTAGAGAAGATACCCAACGTTACatgagagggcagagagagacatcTAGAGTTGAAACACCCTGGTTAGAGATCCCAAAACcttattggtttctttctttaagattttatttatttatttatttatttatttatttatttatttatttgagtgagagaaagcaggagagtggggagggtcagagggagaagcagactccctactgagcagggaggctgatacAGGGCtccacccctgagatcatgacctgagccgaaggcagatgcttccgCTGACCTGCCCAGGCGCCCAaaccttattttatttctatgtgaGCCAATTATTTGCCCTCTGGAGGGGATCCTGCCTGTGGCTTTGAGGAACTGTGTCAGAGGTGGAGGCCAGGAGACTAAGGGGACATGGAGAGAAGCTAACATTCCTGAAAGTCATCCTGCAGAGCAAGCCAGGTGCTGGGGACCCCTGCAGTGGATGAAGCAGGCATGATTCACGCCTTCACAAAACCTTTATCCCAGTTGGGGACACAGATACTGAGAAGGTCATCATGATGACCTTGATGAGCGTTACACAGAAGACAAAGTGCTGTAGGTCATGGCGAGCCAGAGCCCATCTCTCCCGGGCACTGCATCTATGTTGCATTGTGGTAGCTTGCAAATTAGCCACGGTGGGAGTATTTATACCCCAGGAAACATCAGACACTACCTGTCAGGGCTTCCCATCCCTCCTTCCTGGCAAAATTGGTTGCTTAGCATTTTCCGGCACCACTGACTCCAGGGCACATGGAGAGAGAGCCCACAGTTCCAGCTTTTGGATTTGACATCTtggacaaacaacaacaaaacaaacaaacaaacaaaacccccatcTTTTCCCCCATCCCAACAAAAACCCTAACAGTTATCCAGATCGTGGGGTGGCGTGCTGGTGGACAGCACATGAGTAAGGTGTTGTACCTTGTTCTTCAGCTGGCATGATGCTCTGGAAACTCCTACACTTTTCACCTAGAATAAACACAAAGAGAATATACTCATAATTAGGAGTAACCCGAACAATTAGTAACAGAATGTGTTCCTAGTGCCTTCAATCTATCCcgggccatttttttttcaaagattttatttatttggcagagagagagagagagagagagagagctagagagagcgcacaagcagagggagaagcagacttcctgtggagcagggagtcccatgcaggactcgatcccaggaccctgagatcatgacctgagccgaagtcagacgcttcaccaactgagccccccaggagccccttatCCCAGGTCATTTGAACAAGGTTTGGGGAATGTGGTCAATTACTTTATTGTTCATAGACTtgtcctgccccccacccaccccacaggAGCATAATTCAATCCCATCCCGATGAGTCCAGGTTGGCCATATGACTTTCTTTGGTCAGTGAATTGGGAGCTGCCATGAGGGGAGTCATTTCTGGTCAGAAGGTTTAAGGGTCAATGTCCTGTCCATTCGAGTCTTGCTCCCCTGCCTCTGTGATCACAGAAGCACACGTCTGCATGGAGTGTCCATCAGCTTGAATTGCCAACCTGAAAAATCCACACAGAATGAGCTAGACATGAATGTGTTGAGTtaaaccactgagatttgggggctgGTTGTTACTGCGGCATAATCCAGCCCGTCCAGGTTGATACTACGAGCCTTAGACCCGGGATTCTCAACTCCCCCAACAGCATCCCTTCTATtatgattttcagtttgtttctgCTTAGAAGGAAAGTAGCCAAGTttgtaacaatttaaaaaaatgaattagagcaGCCCTCCCCCGCCaatggctc is a window encoding:
- the GSG1L2 gene encoding germ cell-specific gene 1-like protein 2 encodes the protein MDRARRRQMLGLLPVGLALACSLAAVGSSHWCQGTRRVTKPLCPGRLPCIHPDGGRRDNASQAIQDIWEMGDDKFILRRFHVGLWQSCEESVGSTGEKCRSFQSIMPAEEQGVLWLSIGAEIMNIFLMMTSAILLGSRVSYHRSHFHQLKVDASVAILMVLAGLLSMVAHMMYTTIFQITVNLGPEDWRPQTWDYGWSYCLAWGSSALCMTVSVIAMNRYTAARLEFTEKQRVQKGSQHSQLNCPEPKALESIWETEAAPSPAGSALTSVSEHLPPSAPGKVSMC